TCAGGATCAACCAGCGAAAGCGAGCAGAGCAAAATCATTCGTAGCGTATCGAGGCGAATGATACAGGACTTGACCCTGAGGCTGTTCAGATCAGCCATCTCGATCATGCAGCCACACTTTGATTCCGACCATAGCAAAAATAAATACAAATAGAGCGGGAACTACGCCGCCGATCATATCTCCAGGTTCAATGTTGACCGTCTCTGGATATAGGATGGAGGCTACAAGGAGGATAGCCGGGCCACAGAAAAAGACCATCACTAATCCACCAGCAATAGCCATAGGAACGCGAGCAGAGCGAAGTTTAGTTGACGTGATGGGCAAAGAAAGTTCGCTAATGGTCTGATTAACCTTTGTCGTTGGACCAATGTGACGTTCTAGCTTATCTTCGTTCCATCCGTGTTTCATCCAGATTGTTTTTGTTCCAAGAATGCGATCAGAGAGACGATGTTGAATAATTCCAGTGTTCCTGTAGCCTGGTTTTGGCATTGACCACTGGTATTCTTCAAGTAGCTGATCATATCCAATGATTTTTCCGTCATACCGGTAGTATTCCATGTGGCCATATTGTAAATAATACTCAAGAGTGTCAATGCCAAGAATCAGCACAATACCAAGTAGCGCAACACTTGGAGCAATGATCCAACCCCAGTCACCAGTTGCTTCTGCAAAGAGGCCGCCGATGTAAAGAGATAGCACAAGTACCCAGGGCGCAATAAACACAAATTTCCATAACCCATAGAATAAACTCGACTTGGCTACGGTTCTCGGATTGATCTGTACGCATCCATCTGGGTCTATATCAGGAACTGAAATCTCAGGCAGAGTTCGGCCTTCACGCGTTGGTCCTGCGAGCCAGTTTGTTACTCGACTCGTTGTAACGCCGCGGTCGCTAGCAAATGCTGACCAGTCGATCAAGATTTTCCCTACAACGAGCGGAAGAAGTCCAACAGTTGCCTGATCAAGTTCTATTAAGTTACCAGCAAATGTATTGACTAATTCTCCAAGCACCTCGCTGATTGGAAGCCCAATAAAAAGTAAGAATACAAGAAAGAAACCTTGGCGAAACGGCGTGTTCACCACGGCTCGTGGAGTAACCTGCTTATATCGCTCTTGCTGAATATAGTTTCTGTACACTTCCATTAGCTGACCGGCAAACAGGGTAATCGCACTGAGTACAACAATCGGCTCAATGCGAATCTCTGCTAAAATATCAGCAAATAGAGAAACAATGAAGATGAATCCATATACGGTTCCGCCGAACACCAGCTGCTTTGCAAATCCAATATTTCGAGGATAAACAGGTGGAAGCCACGGGACAACTTCTATACTTCCACGCTTCGCTTTAATCTGATCGCCTACCAACATCCCTTTGTCATCTTGACCTTCTCCAGGCGCATTGTCAGCCGACTCGTCCTCTAACTTTGGTGGACGTGCAGCGAATAGTGCCTTTCCAGCAGCAAGAAATATCATCAAGCCAAGCTCAAGTACATATAATCCAACAACCATTGCTGCATCCCAGCTAAAGGCAAGAACACCAAACAGCGGCAAAAGATTTGCCAGAAGAATCGGCGTAAATCCACTTTTTATTCCTTTATTCGACATAAGCGACATAACTATCGTTGGCGTCTGTATGACCATCGGGTCATTATAACCATCTATATTTGATTCCGTCGGTAAGAACAATCAATTTTGTAGCCTTCCCTTAAGTACCAATTTCTAACATATAGGATTTATCAGAGCTTGTGCTTTGAGAGGTGTGGATCAAATCCTCTCTCATGTAGCTGTAGTATAAGTGCGTCGGAGTCAAGCCCCGAGGCTTGTCAGCGGACTCCTGTTCCCCCCGTGTATCACGGGAGGCTCTGGTTTGACCAGTCACGTTCACTGTCCTTGACTTGAGAGTCAGTCGACCGATGACTTATCTCCCCTGAGGTCAAGTTTCGAGGCATCTTCTTCTCCCCCCTGTAAAATTGCTTTGTAGTGAACAATTTATGTTCTAATGAATAGTAGTTAACCTAATCAGAATCCCACCGTGAGTTCAGTTATCTATACCGCACTTGCATTGTTCCTTATAACTCATATCGACACATTTGCTGTGTTGACAGCATTTTGTGCCGACGACGATTATCGCAGATTTGAAATTATTATCGGGCATTATACTGGATTTCTGATCGGCTTATTTCTCGCAATAGGGAGTGCAGTGCTTGCTGCAGAGTTTCTACAGGAATGGACATTCCTACTTGGACTTCTTCCGTTTGCAATGGGTATCTGGGGATTAATCCATTATCGATCGACACCAGATATAGAGCCCCCAATTGTTAGATCGTCTAGAGGGAGGATTGTAGCCGTTACAGCCGCCGGTATTGGACTTAGCGGCGAAAATATTGCTGTGTTTGTTCCGTTTTTTGTAGAACTCACGCCAACTGAACTTGGAGTTATTGCTATGACGTATACTGTTGCTGCCGGAGGTATCTATCTTGCTGCAGAAATTCTTGGGCATCGAGTCGCCTCTGCTGGAACGCCACAGTGGGTTGATCGGTGGTTAGTGCCGTCTATCCTGACTGTGGTGGGACTATACGTCCTGGCTTCTGGTATCATATGATGACCGAATGATATGCATCGAGTGATAACCAAGTCGGGCTAAGTGATGTTTTGCTCAGGAAACTGGGTCAGCTGGTTGATATCAATCTTTCCAGTTACAGCAAGAAACCCATGTACGGCAAGAACCGAACCAAATGCAATTGTTCCAAGCTTTCCACCAGAACCTCCAATATACGGAAGAGAGTATACAAAGAAAAGCCCAACAATAGCGCCTACGGGGATAAGCCAATACAAGGCTGGTAGCCGTGCTGAATCAGACATCCCAGCAAAAGAGGCTGCAAAAACACTAGCCGCCATCATCTCTCCTGTTGATGGATATAAAATCGGTAGTAATACACCTCCGGCGAGACCGACAATTCCAGAAGCGAACACCGCGTCAGCCACGGTATAATCGTGGATAGCAAAGGTTACTACCGCTCCAATTATCGAGTAGATTACGATCAGAATGACGATTGTTGATGTTGGAACGTGAACGGACTGAAACGTCCCATCGCTAAGAACGACAGTAAGTGTTGTTCCGACAAACGCAATTGTCCCAAGCTTTCCACCAACTCCTTGGAATACTGGCTGGGAGACAGCATAGACAATGCTCGCAAACCCTCCAGCGAATAGTGCGTGCCAGTAGGTCGGGATCAATTCCGGTGCAGTCATACCAACAAAGGCACCACAGTATGCCGGAACAGCAACTGATGAAAAGAAGATAGCAGCAATAATTCCTACAATACTTGCAGAAACAACCGTTGGGACTCCCAATTCGACAGTAAGACCAAGTGTAATGATAGTTCCGACGATAACCGCAGCCGTTGCATTTCGAAGATCACGGTAGTCAAGAAAGAGGGGGGCATCTGCACTAGTTATAACCATCCATTCAAGCTTAGCACTCAAAGCAACTCCAAGCATAGAAGACAAGAAAAGAATAACAACTGCATATAGGTACTTATCAAGGGCCACATCAATGCTAAACACAAGTAACACAATTACCGGCAACAGAAGTAAAGCTCCCCCACTAAATGCCAGTATGTAAAATGAGTCGTCAGGAACACTAATCACAATTCTGTATATGTTAATATTGAACAAAGAAATTGCGGTGCTATGAACAAAGAAATGTTATTTTTGAGTTGAAAATCGTTGTCCATAGGCTTAGTCAGCCTCATTTCAATGAATCTTAAACAGGGAGGTAGTCATCCACAGAGAAAGTAGCCCGAGTGTCTTGGAGGATCTGGATGTGACACCGAGATACTTCACTGACTCCCCTCCACTAACTGGGATCGTGGGGGCAGTCGACTTGATAATCGCTAAGGAGACGGCATGCAAGCGGGCCAGTGACGGGTATCAGAACCTGTCACTAATACAATTAAATATATAATATAAATACCTATCAGCCAATTGTAACTATTTTCGAATTGCCACAGTATTTGCGTTAATAATAAACATATAAACCATTATAATAATGGAAAAATATAATTTCCATGGAAATAATACTGAGAAATTACAGGCGCACAAGCACTACTCTCATGTCCTTCATTAGAATACCACCGAAAGTAACTGTACTCGCATTGCTCTTTGGAATTATTGCCTTCTTTATACTATTGAGCACAATTACATTTCTCATTGAAAGGCTAGAATCCGTGTTCCTAGAAACAATTGCTGGTGAATTATAAACCGTTTCCAGAACAATCTCCAGAGCGTTTTGTCTTTACCACACATATCTAACAAACGTATATTTTATCAGTAAATTTCATTATACATATTTGGCAAATAAAACAAATACCGGGAAAGCTTTTTATACGGATATCTAATTTAATGTATGGTAGACCTGCGAAGTGACACGGTCACGACGCCAAGTGAGCAGATGCGAGAAACGGCTCGATCTGCTCCAGTTGGCGATGATGTGTACAAAGAAGATCCGACTGTTGAAAAACTGGAGTCACGTCTTGCGACGCGACTTGGGTTTGAGGCTGGGCTATTTGTCCCATCAGGAACGATGGGGAACCAAATTGCAGTTCGGACGCACACTGACCGTGGGCAGGAAGTGATTCTTGACGACAAATGTCACATATATGAGTGGGAGGTAGGTGGACTAGCCCAGCTTTCAGAGGTTCAACCTCGTCCAATCGATAGCCATGAACGGGGTATTCCAGCACCAGAGCAAATTACAGAAGCGTATCAAGAAGAAAGTCTACACAAACCAGGTACCGGACTCCTCAGCTTAGAGAACACACACAACAGCCGGGGTGGGATTGCTATCTCACCAGATCGCATTAATGCTGCCGCGGAGACGGCGCACGACTTAGGGATTCCAGTGCATTTAGATGGTGCTCGGATATTCAATGCAGCAGTTGCCCAAAACATACCAGCAAGCAAGCTTACTGCTAAGGTTGATTCAGCATCTGTTTGTCTGTCAAAAGGGCTAGGTGCCCCAGTTGGATCGGTCCTTGTTGGGAATACAGAATTCATTGAAGCAGCACGCAGACATAGAAAGCTTCTCGGAGGGGGCATGCGGCAAGCTGGTATCATCGCTGGGCCAGCATTGATAGCACTTGAGAATATTGATCGGTTGCACGAAGATCACAAAAATGCAACCCATCTTGCAGAAGCACTTGCAGAAGTTCCAGAGCTTGATGTCACATACCCTGAAACAAACATTGTTCTTGTGGATACGACAGACACGGGGATGACCGCTGCTGAGTTTCTTGAACTATGTGATGATGAGGGTGTGTTGGGGACCGAGTACGGAACGTATACGGCTCGATTCTGCACACATCTTGATATTGATAGATCAGATATTGAGACTGCAATTAACCGTATTTCCTCCTTATTTGTCTCTACAGCAGTATAGGCTCGAGGTTAACAACTGATTATTACACTTTGGTTAAGTTTCCTAAATATTTGATAGATCACCAAGATTTAGTCGTACAGTACTTAGGATAAGCGATTAGCATTTGAGATCAGAACTTGCTTTTAAGAGTAGTTTCCTTCTCGACGGCACTGCTAGATTGACCCTCGCTGTTTGAGTGCTTCAACTGGCGGTTGATTGTCGAGTGCTTGGTGGCTGCGATGGTGATTATAGTAGGCAGTGTAGGCAGTCAGCCAGCGCTCGGCGCTGGCTTGACTGCCGTTCCACGTTTCGTGAAAGCGTTTGATTCGCATCGTATAGGTCTGAAAGAGTTTTTCGACCATGTTGCGGTCAGTATAGTTGAGCTCACCACTCAGATCAGTCCGAGCAAGCGCGGTGAGGTAGCCCATGCCATCGACGAGAAACTCCGCGTCGGAGACACGGTGTTTCTCTTTCAGTTCGTCTAAAAACTGTTCAGCAGGATCACGGCCTCTGTGCCACGAAAGTTGTGCGTGGAGCACGACTTTCGTATCTACATCGATTGCAGCGTAGAGCCACGCTTTCTGTTCATTTTCAAGCTGAATTTGCTTTTCATCGACAGCGATACGATCTGGTTCAGCGGTGAAGTCCTGATCGTAGTACTCGGCGTAGGCTTGGTACCAGTGATGGATCGTGGCTCGGCGTCGTTCGACGCCGAACCACTCACAGAGATCTCGACACTCGGCTAACGAGGCGGCTCCGGCGTGAGCAGCACACGTCAGCCTGATCAACCAGGCTGGCGTGCGCGTCCGATCACTATCCAAAAACTCCACATCCGAAGAATCCGTTATGTCTAGTTGGAGTTCTTCGAAGAGCATTTTCCCACTTCCCTCGAAGAACTCCTTTCATTTCAATCTCAATCTAGCAGTGCCTTCTCGACAATTTTATCAGTATTTTAACTCATTGTGGGTGTTCGGGCAATTCCCTCTAGAAGCCCCAATGCCAATGGGGGCAAATATAGTTTAGCCAGAGTGTTTACAGAGATAGCGGATACACTATTGTATATGAGTCGACATACCGTCACCCACGAAGCAGGAGCAATTTATGAATTTGCACCTGACATGGACCCAATCGCCGCCGTCAAACCAGGAACTTCAATCACTATCGAGACCCGAGACAGTCTTCGGCGAGGTACAGACAGACTCAGACCTTATTGAAACAATCCCAGATGAATTGACCTCCTCCCACGACTGAAGCCGTGGGATTCCTCCGTGGGTAATCCAACCAGATCGATTACCCCGGCTGTGAACGTGCGGGTTTGCTGACGCTGGGTTGGTCGAATGAACGCGACTGTTCCTCAACATCGGCGGGTCTCCAGTCGTGTTCGTTCCACTGCCAGTACGCCCCCTCGTGGGGTGCGTCCCTGCCGCGTTCAGCAGACAGGGCAGCGGGCCGGGCCATCGGCCCCACTTCTTGCTGCAAGATGTTCCACGCTCCTGCCACGTCACTGTGAGCGTTTAGCTCGCAGTCTTGACACCGAAACGAATCGCCTCTCCGAGTGACATCACTACTCCCACACTCGGGACACTCGCTACTCGAATTGACTTCGCTCACTTCCCGGAGTGTGATACCAACATCGCCGAGTGTCAATTCTATCCGCTCCAAGAGCTGTCGGTGTGACCAGAAAGCGTGGTTCTTTTCGTTCACCTCAGCACTCCAGTACGTGTCCAGCACATCGGTCAACTCACCAACGTACACCGTGTCAACGTTGCGTTCAAGCAGCCACTCTGTGGCGTGTTTCACCGCCGCATCACGACTATGATCGCGTTTGCGTGATCGAGCGTCGTAGAGTCGCTTGATACGATTGCTCGTGTATTCATCTTCTGGGAGTTCCGACTGGAGTGTGGCGATTCGCTCGGAATAGCTCTGGAATCGGTCAAACTCTGGACGAGCGTGGTAGACCGCTGTCTCACCACGCTCGGTGACAACAGCCAATGTATTGTTTGCACCTACGTCGATTGCGGCTGCCTGCGTCGTGTTCTCTGTGTCGAGTGTGTGAGTGAAGGCATCCTCTCGCTGTTCTCTGAGTGTGTCTGGGTGAATGCGGACAGGATGCTGGACACGAAGCTGGTCAGCGTGCTCCTCGTAGATGAGTTCCAATCGGCTATCGTCACCATCCCACTGTGGGTTGCCGTTGACTTCGAGTGTGATACGCTCGTTGTGCTCGAAGTCGTAGCGGTCTTCGAGAACGTCACCGACACCAAATTCAAGCGTACTCCGGTCTTCGTCCCAGTCGAACGTGTAGAGGTCGTTTCGGACGAGGCCGTGCAACTCGTAGCCTTCTTTTCGGTTCCCCCAGTAGCCCGGTGGTGAGGGTTTCTCGGTCACTGCGGTGTTGGAGTCGTCGTGATACTGGTCGAGCAACCGGAAGTGACTGCGCCATGCTTCGCTATTCTTGCGAGCAATCTGCTGGCAGGTTGCCTTCCCAAGTATGGGGGCATACTCGTCGTAGAGGTCGGTGTACTCGGCGTTCCACACGTCACCATCGTCGCTGAAGTATTGGTGTCGGCGTCGGTAGGTGATCTGATTCCAGAGTGGGGGTTGGGCGGCCAGCCAGTCAAACAAACACTGCCGATACCTGTCGCTGGTTGCATTAGCGGTGTAGGTATTGGTTCGCTGTGGCCGGTCGCTCAAACAGTTCGTTATGTGATAGATTATCGTAAACGTTGGGATTACAACCAGCCTATGTCAGGTGGTTTGTGGCATATTATGTCGGCTTCATCCCACGGCTAAAGCCGATGGGCTTTCGCCTTGCTAACGCTGTAAGGCAGCGATGGCAGATGGTGAAATGTGCGGGACTGGATCTGAAATTGCAACATCAATTGACGTGACTATCGACGTGATTCAGAATCCTGCAATAGACCTGAACCGTCCACTTGTTGAGACGCCAGATAAGTGGAAAACACTGGCCAGTGCAGAAACAATGGAAGCAGCAAGTAAATTAGCCAACCAAGATGCAGTTGAGTTACTTGCTGCTGAGCACGATATGGATACGACTGACGCATATATGCTGTCCAGTCTCATTGGAGGATTGGAAATTAGTCAGGTTGTTGATCCCCTCGTGACAGTGCGGAATACAATCCCAAAGACACATCTCTCTAATCCATTCTAGAGTGCTCATAGAAGTCTACCAGCCAGCATAATACTATACCTATATATGGGATGATAGTGATTCAAGATCCAGACAACTCCGTGTGAACTTACCCCGCACTCCTCCGCTCAGGCTGCGCCCTCACTTTGTTGAGTGCGGTGCTTCCTGCCTTTCGGACAGGAGTTTCTGGTTCCACGACGGCACTTGCAGACACTTCATGGGTGGCATCCGTGTCCACAGCGGTGTTAGTCTCCACAGGCGTTGATTCGGATTGTCCCAGCCCTACTTGCTGGTGACGGTGAGATGGAGTTTGACCGTGGATATGATCCCACTCGAAGCCAGCCTCAGGAGTAAATCCCATCACAATTCAATGTCTGGTATCAAGTTGCATGGTTTGATGTGGCTGAGTGACCGCTGGATCTCCGTCTTCAAGGAGCGACTAACGGAAGCGAGTAGACAGGGGTAGTTCACTACAGCCTTTCAACCTAGCCATCGTGGGTGAAATCGGTGTAAACGTTATGCTTTTTGGGCCACAATGAGTGTTAAATGTCAACGCATCTTGATTCGTCGAAGCCGGAAAAAGCCGTCCGGACTACACTTGATCGGTTTAGACACGGAGATTCTCCCGCTGTTGGAGCATTACTTGATGATATCTCATTCGATGCTGTGGTCTCGATGTCAGAGAAAAAGCGGTTTGCGTTTTGGATTAACGGGTACAATTTGGCAGTACAGCACTTACTGCATGAAACGTCCAAAGGCCCAACTGACCCTGGTTTTTTTGATCAGCCTATTACAATTGCTGGTCAGCAACTGTCTTTGAATGATATTGAACACGGAATACTCAGAAAGCGCCAGAAATCAAAGCTAAAGTACGAACCATTTGCCTCGGTTGACCTGCTTAGTCAACTAGAAGTGCAGGAGCTTGATCCGCGAATTCATTTTGCGCTCAACTGTGGGGCACGAAGTTGTCCTCCGGTTGTTGTATACAACCCGTCACAACTTGACCCACAGCTCAATGCTGCAGTTGACCGATATCTGCAGGCGGAGACTAAATTTGATGAACAAACAGAGACCGTTACTATCCCTGCAGTATTTGACTGGTTTGAAGGAGACTTTGGTGGACGACCTGGAGTCATTCAGTTCCTTCGTTCACATGGGGCTATCCCGAAGGACTTCTCTCCAGTGATTAAGTACCGCGGTTGGGATTGGGAGTCCGTTCCTCGAAACTTCCTTTGACGCAGTGTCATTTTTGACATTTATGAATTCACCTGAGAGTCAAACCTTGGGAGAGTCCAGCGAACCGCCAGTACGGATTCACTGATTGTTTAGACAGTTGATCTCAGTAGCCAACTCACAAATAGCTGTTATATGTTGTATGATCAAGAGAATTATATTGTTACATGAAAACATACTGTATGGAATGGAACCGTCGTCAGGATCTAGAAGGTGGAAAAGAACTCGGGATCTGGTTACTTCGTGACGAGA
This portion of the Salinarchaeum sp. IM2453 genome encodes:
- a CDS encoding low specificity L-threonine aldolase, translated to MVDLRSDTVTTPSEQMRETARSAPVGDDVYKEDPTVEKLESRLATRLGFEAGLFVPSGTMGNQIAVRTHTDRGQEVILDDKCHIYEWEVGGLAQLSEVQPRPIDSHERGIPAPEQITEAYQEESLHKPGTGLLSLENTHNSRGGIAISPDRINAAAETAHDLGIPVHLDGARIFNAAVAQNIPASKLTAKVDSASVCLSKGLGAPVGSVLVGNTEFIEAARRHRKLLGGGMRQAGIIAGPALIALENIDRLHEDHKNATHLAEALAEVPELDVTYPETNIVLVDTTDTGMTAAEFLELCDDEGVLGTEYGTYTARFCTHLDIDRSDIETAINRISSLFVSTAV
- a CDS encoding RNA-guided endonuclease TnpB family protein, with translation MSDRPQRTNTYTANATSDRYRQCLFDWLAAQPPLWNQITYRRRHQYFSDDGDVWNAEYTDLYDEYAPILGKATCQQIARKNSEAWRSHFRLLDQYHDDSNTAVTEKPSPPGYWGNRKEGYELHGLVRNDLYTFDWDEDRSTLEFGVGDVLEDRYDFEHNERITLEVNGNPQWDGDDSRLELIYEEHADQLRVQHPVRIHPDTLREQREDAFTHTLDTENTTQAAAIDVGANNTLAVVTERGETAVYHARPEFDRFQSYSERIATLQSELPEDEYTSNRIKRLYDARSRKRDHSRDAAVKHATEWLLERNVDTVYVGELTDVLDTYWSAEVNEKNHAFWSHRQLLERIELTLGDVGITLREVSEVNSSSECPECGSSDVTRRGDSFRCQDCELNAHSDVAGAWNILQQEVGPMARPAALSAERGRDAPHEGAYWQWNEHDWRPADVEEQSRSFDQPSVSKPARSQPG
- a CDS encoding DUF6498-containing protein — encoded protein: MSNKGIKSGFTPILLANLLPLFGVLAFSWDAAMVVGLYVLELGLMIFLAAGKALFAARPPKLEDESADNAPGEGQDDKGMLVGDQIKAKRGSIEVVPWLPPVYPRNIGFAKQLVFGGTVYGFIFIVSLFADILAEIRIEPIVVLSAITLFAGQLMEVYRNYIQQERYKQVTPRAVVNTPFRQGFFLVFLLFIGLPISEVLGELVNTFAGNLIELDQATVGLLPLVVGKILIDWSAFASDRGVTTSRVTNWLAGPTREGRTLPEISVPDIDPDGCVQINPRTVAKSSLFYGLWKFVFIAPWVLVLSLYIGGLFAEATGDWGWIIAPSVALLGIVLILGIDTLEYYLQYGHMEYYRYDGKIIGYDQLLEEYQWSMPKPGYRNTGIIQHRLSDRILGTKTIWMKHGWNEDKLERHIGPTTKVNQTISELSLPITSTKLRSARVPMAIAGGLVMVFFCGPAILLVASILYPETVNIEPGDMIGGVVPALFVFIFAMVGIKVWLHDRDG
- a CDS encoding cadmium resistance transporter, coding for MSSVIYTALALFLITHIDTFAVLTAFCADDDYRRFEIIIGHYTGFLIGLFLAIGSAVLAAEFLQEWTFLLGLLPFAMGIWGLIHYRSTPDIEPPIVRSSRGRIVAVTAAGIGLSGENIAVFVPFFVELTPTELGVIAMTYTVAAGGIYLAAEILGHRVASAGTPQWVDRWLVPSILTVVGLYVLASGII
- a CDS encoding DUF547 domain-containing protein: MSTHLDSSKPEKAVRTTLDRFRHGDSPAVGALLDDISFDAVVSMSEKKRFAFWINGYNLAVQHLLHETSKGPTDPGFFDQPITIAGQQLSLNDIEHGILRKRQKSKLKYEPFASVDLLSQLEVQELDPRIHFALNCGARSCPPVVVYNPSQLDPQLNAAVDRYLQAETKFDEQTETVTIPAVFDWFEGDFGGRPGVIQFLRSHGAIPKDFSPVIKYRGWDWESVPRNFL
- a CDS encoding IS6 family transposase, yielding MLFEELQLDITDSSDVEFLDSDRTRTPAWLIRLTCAAHAGAASLAECRDLCEWFGVERRRATIHHWYQAYAEYYDQDFTAEPDRIAVDEKQIQLENEQKAWLYAAIDVDTKVVLHAQLSWHRGRDPAEQFLDELKEKHRVSDAEFLVDGMGYLTALARTDLSGELNYTDRNMVEKLFQTYTMRIKRFHETWNGSQASAERWLTAYTAYYNHHRSHQALDNQPPVEALKQRGSI